One region of Amphiprion ocellaris isolate individual 3 ecotype Okinawa chromosome 9, ASM2253959v1, whole genome shotgun sequence genomic DNA includes:
- the LOC111572970 gene encoding basic helix-loop-helix transcription factor scleraxis: MTFAMLRTAPPAGRFLYGDIALLSEDEDENGSEGSGSEERSTNSSNSAAFRLSSSSPSAFHIKVNRKRKLCGGGGGGGGGGMGDMVGRLGPPGISPVGEVRQRTAANARERDRTNSVNTAFTALRTLIPTEPADRKLSKIETLRLASSYISHLGNVLLLGEGLHDGQPCHAPSPPFFHVSSSPSRGSDQSAQPKHICTFCLSNQRKMNKDRDRKTAIRS; encoded by the exons ATGACATTCGCGATGCTGCGCACGGCGCCTCCTGCAGGCCGCTTCCTGTACGGCGACATCGCCCTCCTCTCCGAAGACGAAGACGAGAACGGCAGCGAGGGGTCGGGCTCCGAGGAGCGCTCCACCAACTCCTCCAACTCGGCCGCCTTCCGCCTGTCCTCCTCGTCCCCATCTGCCTTTCACATcaaggtgaacaggaagaggaagcTGTGCGGGGgcggaggaggtggagggggcgGAGGCATGGGGGACATGGTGGGGAGGCTGGGCCCCCCAGGCATATCTCCCGTCGGGGAAGTTCGCCAGAGGACTGCAGCCAACGCGCGGGAGAGAGATCGCACCAACTCTGTCAACACGGCGTTCACGGCGCTGCGCACGCTCATCCCCACCGAGCCTGCAGACAG GAAGCTGTCAAAGATCGAGACGCTACGTTTGGCCAGCAGCTACATCAGCCACCTGGGGAACGTGCTGCTTCTGGGCGAAGGGCTTCATGACGGACAGCCGTGCCACGCTCCCTCACCGCCGTTCTTCCACGTCAGCTCCTCCCCCAGCCGAGGATCCGACCAATCGGCTCAGCCCAAGCACATCTGTACTTTCTGCCTCAGCAACCAGAGAAAAATG